A genomic segment from Garra rufa chromosome 5, GarRuf1.0, whole genome shotgun sequence encodes:
- the LOC141335882 gene encoding uncharacterized protein, protein MEAMRVRVRGGQRGRGFGRGRGRGRGRVQRQGPVRRRVSDDIRATLVDHVINHGLSMREAGQRVHPNLRRYTVASIIRTFRLENRMIGRPPQGGRARLFTEQQELAIIEMVRENNAIRLRELQQRIIEDRNVFNHINRVSISTLSRILKKHNFRMKQLYRVPFERNSVRVKDLRHDYVQTVLDFDAAELPHEFIYVDEAGFNLAKTRRRGRNVVGQRAVVNVPGQRGGNITLCAAISVQGVLHHHATLGPFNTEQIIAFLDALHAVVQERPEQPRFVIIWDNVSFHRAALVRDWFNNHNNFTVLYLPPYSPFLNAIEEFFSAWRWKVYDRQPHARMTLLQAMEEACGDIEVGSIQGWIRHTRRYFPRCLAREDIACDVDEVLWPDPNRRRDP, encoded by the exons ATGGAGGCCATGAGAGTCAGAGTTAGAGGAGGACAAAGAGGGAGAGGATTCGGACGTGGAAGAGGACGAGGACGAGGACGAGTACAAAGACAAGGACCAGTGCGTAGACGTGTGTCTGATGACATCAGGGCTACTCTGGTGGACCATGTGATAAATCATGGCCTGTCCATGAGGGAGGCTGGGCAAAGAGTCCACCCTAACCTCCGTCGCTACACAGTAGCATCGATAATAAGAACATTCCGACTGGAGAACAG AATGATTGGACGACCTCCTCAGGGTGGAAGGGCACGGCTCTTCACTGAACAACAAGAGCTTGCCATCATAGAAATGGTCAGAGAAAATAATGCAATCCGACTTCGAGAGTTGCAACAACGCATCATTGAAGACAGAAATGTATTCAACCATATCAACCGGGTCAGCATTTCTACACTAAGTCGCATCCTAAAGAAACATAACTTCAGAATGAAGCAGCTGTACAGGGTGCCATTTGAGCGGAACAGTGTCAGGGTGAAGGATCTGCGCCATGATTATGTGCAG ACAGTTCTGGATTTTGATGCTGCCGAACTGCCACATGAGTTCATCTACGTGGATGAGGCAGGCTTTAATCTGGCCAAAACCAGGCGTCGGGGCCGTAACGTAGTTGGGCAAAGGGCTGTTGTGAATGTCCCTGGGCAGCGTGGGGGAAATATCACCTTGTGTGCTGCAATTAGTGTCCAAGGAGTCCTGCATCACCATGCCACTCTAGGTCCCTTCAATACAGAACAGATCATTGCATTTTTAGATGCACTACATGCTGTTGTGCAGGAGAGACCAGAACAGCCCAGGTTTGTTATCATCTGGGATAATGTTAGTTTCCACCGGGCAGCTCTGGTCCGAGATTGGTTCAACAACCataacaattttacagttttataccTGCCCCCTTACAGCCCTTTTCTAAATGCAATCGAGGAATTCTTTTCAGCGTGGCGGTGGAAAGTATATGATCGGCAACCACACGCCCGCATGACTCTTCTGCAAGCAATGGAAGAGGCATGCGGAGACATTGAAGTGGGATCAATCCAAGGGTGGATTCGGCACACAAGGCGATATTTTCCCCGATGCCTAGCCCGCGAGGACATCGCTTGTGATGTTGATGAGGTCTTGTGGCCAGATCCGAACAGAAGGCGGGATCCATAA